In Streptomyces canus, one DNA window encodes the following:
- a CDS encoding HD domain-containing protein → MPPTPLPVLPLVPSLVPPADKVPALVRLTGVEQEIWDRALPYLDVRDNDAHSLHAYGLAGALLTAMPQARAEVVLPAILLHDTGWKTVDPARILPAIAPGSHDPETVRRHETEGSVIAHRILTDLGYPQDVTARITEIVDGHDTRRHALNADDAVVKDADKLWRLTPHGLRTVGSWFRLDAEQTLRLVLSVTYDRLLTETGRAIGRALAACAGFDHGPRPGFTARTPPAGGDHTG, encoded by the coding sequence ATGCCCCCCACACCGCTTCCTGTCCTCCCGCTCGTCCCGTCGCTCGTCCCCCCGGCGGACAAGGTGCCCGCGCTGGTGCGCCTGACCGGGGTCGAACAGGAGATCTGGGACCGAGCCCTGCCGTATCTCGACGTGCGGGACAACGACGCGCACTCACTCCACGCCTACGGCCTCGCGGGCGCGCTGCTGACCGCGATGCCGCAGGCCCGCGCCGAAGTGGTGCTCCCCGCGATCCTGCTGCACGACACCGGCTGGAAGACCGTCGACCCGGCACGCATCCTGCCCGCCATCGCCCCCGGCTCCCACGACCCCGAGACCGTCCGCCGACACGAGACCGAGGGCTCCGTCATCGCCCACCGCATCCTCACCGACCTCGGATACCCGCAGGACGTCACCGCGCGGATCACGGAGATCGTCGACGGCCACGACACCCGGCGGCACGCCCTCAACGCCGACGACGCAGTGGTCAAGGACGCTGACAAGCTGTGGCGGCTCACCCCGCACGGGCTGCGGACCGTCGGCTCCTGGTTCCGCCTCGACGCCGAGCAGACGCTGCGACTGGTCCTGTCCGTCACCTACGACCGGCTGCTCACCGAAACGGGCCGCGCGATCGGCCGAGCGCTGGCCGCCTGCGCGGGGTTCGACCACGGCCCGCGGCCGGGGTTCACGGCCCGGACCCCACCGGCTGGCGGTGACCATACAGGTTGA
- a CDS encoding SpoIIE family protein phosphatase — MDTSRALGLVVTDHDGLITGWSRGAEQLLGHTAAEAAGQPVAELLGLEDAAGPEERHMALPVRDRDGSLLTLPVSSYPLADGMAGCETRPGSILVVGPPPTGDALQEREALSTWTLEASPLALTVYDTDLRCVWQSDRMRRLSGLSDEERRGRRLTDVLPAPDAARWEERVRRALLTGEEQTDEIRGSNPAASPTRVFGVSATPLRDERGQTLGVCTTVTDVTRASRDRERLALLNDASVRVGSTLDVTQTGRELTEVVVPRFADFARVDLLEVLLRGDEPAPGPIAGAVRLRRIAELNLFEGVLEAQTTAGDSDVYLVNSPAALCLASGRSAMYRTEDPVIRAWAALSPARQAKIARFGTHSWMLLPVRARGTTLGVVMLTRTRETPEPFEPGDLPLAEDLVARAAVCLDNARRFTRERTAALALQRSLLPRRLPHQSAVQVASRYLPASPSIGVGGDWYDVIRLSGERVALVVGDVVGHGIHAAAAMGRLRTAVRTLADVDPTPDELLTRLDDLVIQLSAESDGDRDDDLATNIGATCLYAVYDPVSRRCSLARAGHPAPVLVAPDGAAGFLEVPAGPPLGLGGVPFESVEVTLSPGSLLALYTDGLVEARQRDLDAGLEVLRTALTVPADSLEDVCEHVVRTALPNSPVDDAALLLVRTRALDGRRVAAWDIAADAAAVSRVRSESVRRMVSWGLQEAAFVTELVVSELVTNAIRYGAPPIQLRLIHDHVLTCEVSDASTTAPHMRRARVFDEGGRGLLLVAQLTQRWGTRQTSTGKTIWCEQALPTEVGAVGPESAEAA; from the coding sequence ATGGACACATCGCGCGCCCTCGGGCTGGTCGTGACCGACCATGACGGCCTGATCACGGGGTGGAGCCGGGGGGCGGAACAGCTGCTGGGCCACACGGCCGCGGAGGCCGCGGGGCAGCCGGTCGCGGAGCTGCTGGGGCTGGAGGACGCCGCGGGCCCCGAGGAACGCCACATGGCGCTCCCCGTGCGGGACAGGGACGGGAGCCTGCTGACGCTGCCGGTCTCCAGCTACCCACTGGCCGATGGCATGGCCGGGTGCGAAACGAGGCCCGGTTCAATCCTGGTCGTCGGCCCACCGCCGACAGGGGACGCGCTACAGGAGCGGGAGGCGCTGTCCACGTGGACCCTCGAAGCCTCGCCGTTGGCACTCACGGTCTATGACACCGACCTGCGCTGTGTGTGGCAGAGCGACCGGATGCGCCGCCTGAGCGGACTCTCCGACGAGGAACGGCGCGGGCGCCGCCTCACCGATGTTCTGCCCGCCCCGGACGCGGCGAGGTGGGAGGAGCGGGTACGGCGGGCTCTGCTGACGGGCGAGGAGCAGACCGACGAGATCAGGGGCAGCAACCCGGCGGCGTCCCCCACCCGGGTCTTCGGTGTCTCCGCGACGCCACTGCGGGACGAACGGGGCCAGACGCTCGGTGTCTGCACCACCGTGACGGACGTCACCCGCGCCAGCCGCGACCGAGAGCGCCTGGCCCTGCTGAACGACGCGAGCGTCCGCGTCGGCAGCACCCTGGACGTGACCCAGACCGGCCGGGAGCTGACCGAGGTGGTGGTGCCCCGGTTCGCCGACTTCGCCCGCGTCGACCTGCTGGAAGTCCTGCTCAGGGGAGACGAGCCCGCTCCCGGGCCGATCGCCGGGGCCGTCCGGCTGCGCCGGATCGCGGAGCTGAACCTGTTCGAGGGCGTTCTGGAGGCGCAGACCACCGCCGGCGACTCCGACGTCTATCTCGTCAACTCACCCGCGGCACTGTGCCTGGCCAGCGGACGCTCGGCGATGTACCGGACCGAGGACCCGGTGATCCGCGCCTGGGCGGCCCTGAGCCCGGCCCGGCAGGCGAAGATCGCCCGGTTCGGGACGCACTCGTGGATGCTACTGCCCGTCAGGGCCCGCGGAACGACGCTCGGCGTGGTCATGCTCACCCGAACCCGCGAGACTCCAGAGCCCTTCGAGCCCGGCGACCTCCCCCTGGCCGAGGATCTGGTGGCCCGGGCGGCGGTGTGCCTGGACAACGCGCGGCGGTTCACCCGGGAGCGGACGGCGGCACTCGCGCTTCAGCGAAGTCTGCTTCCGCGCCGGCTGCCGCACCAGTCGGCGGTGCAGGTGGCCTCGCGCTATCTGCCCGCGTCACCGAGCATCGGGGTGGGGGGCGACTGGTACGACGTGATCCGTCTGTCGGGTGAGCGGGTGGCCCTGGTGGTCGGGGACGTGGTGGGACACGGGATCCACGCGGCGGCGGCGATGGGGCGGCTTCGAACCGCCGTACGTACCCTCGCGGACGTGGATCCGACCCCGGACGAATTGCTGACCCGACTGGACGACCTGGTGATCCAGCTCTCCGCGGAGTCGGACGGTGACCGGGACGACGATCTGGCGACGAACATCGGTGCGACGTGTCTGTACGCGGTGTACGACCCGGTGTCGCGGCGGTGTTCGCTGGCCCGGGCCGGTCACCCGGCGCCTGTTCTGGTGGCACCTGACGGGGCGGCCGGCTTCCTGGAGGTCCCGGCCGGACCGCCGCTCGGCCTGGGAGGTGTGCCGTTCGAGTCGGTAGAGGTGACGCTGTCGCCGGGAAGTCTGCTGGCGCTGTACACCGACGGCCTGGTCGAGGCCCGACAGCGCGACCTGGACGCGGGCCTGGAGGTGCTGCGAACAGCGCTGACCGTGCCCGCCGACTCGCTGGAGGACGTGTGCGAACACGTGGTGAGGACGGCGCTGCCGAACAGCCCCGTCGATGACGCGGCGTTGTTGCTGGTGCGGACCAGGGCGCTGGACGGGCGGCGGGTCGCGGCGTGGGATATCGCGGCAGACGCGGCGGCTGTGTCGCGGGTGCGTTCGGAGAGCGTGCGCAGGATGGTGTCCTGGGGTCTGCAGGAGGCCGCGTTCGTGACCGAACTGGTGGTCAGCGAGCTGGTGACGAACGCCATCCGGTACGGCGCGCCCCCGATCCAGCTGCGGCTGATCCATGACCACGTGCTGACCTGCGAGGTCTCGGACGCGAGCACTACCGCGCCGCACATGCGGCGAGCTCGGGTGTTCGACGAGGGGGGACGAGGCCTGCTGCTCGTCGCCCAGCTGACGCAGCGATGGGGGACCCGGCAGACCTCGACGGGCAAGACCATCTGGTGCGAGCAGGCCCTGCCGACCGAGGTGGGTGCCGTCGGGCCGGAGTCGGCCGAGGCGGCCTGA
- a CDS encoding helix-turn-helix domain-containing protein has product MTTPPDGTPAERFDFWRTLIGNSFVPLEAVPRETPDFRGRLRSARLGPVQVSVVEANAHGVAHTRRHIDPDLPDFVKVSLQLSGQCVLAQNDRQVLLQPGGLALYDTRFPYTLEFQDTYRQLVLMLPRALLRLPEQGLERVTAVPVPCQTGIGPVVLPFLGGLAQQVEELECVAAPRFADTVVDLLQTLLAPYGEVPRDVREEGRDALTRRILMYMEQRLPDPHLGPDEIAAAHHISRRYLYKLLAEQGHTVSGWIRERRLAQCRRDLADPALAHLAVAAIGGRWGYPDPAYFSHAFKCAYGVSPREARMTPQRP; this is encoded by the coding sequence ATGACCACGCCGCCCGACGGGACTCCTGCAGAACGCTTCGACTTCTGGCGGACGCTCATCGGAAACAGCTTCGTCCCCCTGGAGGCGGTGCCCCGCGAGACGCCGGACTTCCGAGGGCGTCTGCGCAGCGCCCGGCTCGGCCCGGTGCAGGTCTCGGTCGTCGAAGCGAATGCCCACGGTGTGGCTCATACGCGTCGGCACATCGACCCCGATCTGCCGGACTTCGTGAAGGTGAGCCTGCAGTTGTCGGGGCAGTGTGTGCTGGCGCAGAATGACCGGCAGGTGCTCCTGCAGCCGGGCGGACTGGCGCTTTACGACACCCGCTTTCCCTACACACTCGAGTTCCAGGACACCTATCGTCAGCTCGTCCTCATGCTGCCCAGAGCCCTGCTCAGGCTCCCCGAGCAAGGGCTCGAGCGAGTCACGGCGGTCCCTGTGCCCTGCCAGACAGGTATCGGGCCGGTCGTTCTGCCCTTCCTGGGAGGGCTGGCGCAGCAGGTGGAGGAGCTGGAGTGCGTGGCGGCGCCACGGTTCGCGGACACCGTCGTCGACCTGCTCCAGACTCTCCTGGCACCGTACGGCGAGGTCCCGCGGGATGTCCGCGAGGAAGGCCGGGACGCACTCACCCGGCGGATCCTGATGTACATGGAGCAGCGGCTGCCCGATCCGCACCTCGGTCCCGACGAGATCGCCGCCGCCCACCACATCTCCCGCCGATACCTCTACAAGCTCCTGGCCGAGCAGGGACACACCGTCTCCGGCTGGATCCGGGAGCGGCGCCTTGCCCAGTGCCGCCGCGATCTCGCCGACCCCGCGCTGGCCCATCTGGCGGTCGCCGCCATCGGTGGCCGCTGGGGCTACCCCGACCCCGCGTATTTCAGTCACGCCTTCAAGTGCGCGTACGGCGTGAGCCCGCGTGAGGCGCGCATGACGCCCCAGCGCCCGTAG
- a CDS encoding GMC family oxidoreductase, producing MRAAHTEYDHIVVGAGSAGCAVARRLIDAGRSVLLIETGGRDDNPAIHDPGRLWELWNSPQDHAFTTEPQRHANGAQVFWPRGKVLGGSSALNGMIYVRGHRSDYDDWAMRYGATGWSYDEVLPYFKRSEDFEDGPSAYHGAGGPLPVTRNHSPNPVTSAFMAACEQYGIPYNDDCNAEEILGVNLIHRTIRDGRRVSAWTAFVQPVLDNPLLTVRTGALVTRVLVAGGRAVGVEVFHEGHTDTVRCSGDVVLSAGTIGSAQLLLLSGIGPADELRALGIGVTADLPGVGGNLHDHTLTPVVWESARAVPEGTANKLEAHYFAKTDPSLPAPDLQPLMSHVPLPVSGQTVPEEGHGYSVLAGTIRPLSRGRLWLRSADPTQAPALDPNHFAEPGDLTAMVEAVKQVREIGAQRALGDWRSKEIAPGPGIHTDAEIAAYIKRNLLSYHHQVGTCRMGTGSAAVVDPRLAVHGLTGLRVADASVMPAVTSGNTHAPAVMIGERCAGFVLDPQEFDAQR from the coding sequence ATGCGAGCCGCACACACCGAATACGACCACATCGTGGTCGGCGCCGGGTCCGCGGGCTGCGCCGTCGCGCGCAGGCTCATCGACGCCGGCCGAAGCGTTCTGCTGATCGAGACGGGCGGCCGGGACGACAACCCGGCCATCCACGACCCGGGCCGCCTGTGGGAGCTCTGGAACTCCCCCCAGGATCACGCCTTCACCACCGAGCCTCAACGGCACGCGAACGGGGCCCAGGTGTTCTGGCCGCGGGGCAAGGTCCTCGGCGGATCCAGCGCCCTCAACGGCATGATCTACGTCCGGGGCCACCGCTCCGACTACGACGACTGGGCGATGCGGTACGGCGCGACCGGCTGGTCGTACGACGAGGTGCTGCCCTACTTCAAACGCTCGGAGGACTTCGAGGACGGCCCCTCCGCCTACCACGGCGCAGGCGGCCCCCTGCCCGTCACCCGCAACCATTCGCCCAACCCCGTCACCAGTGCGTTCATGGCGGCCTGCGAGCAGTACGGAATCCCCTACAACGACGACTGCAACGCCGAAGAGATCCTCGGCGTGAACCTCATCCACCGCACCATCCGCGACGGCAGACGGGTCAGCGCCTGGACAGCCTTCGTACAGCCGGTCCTCGACAACCCCCTCCTCACGGTACGGACCGGAGCGCTGGTCACCCGCGTCCTCGTCGCAGGCGGCCGCGCCGTCGGCGTCGAGGTGTTCCACGAGGGCCACACGGACACCGTCCGCTGCTCGGGTGATGTGGTCCTGTCCGCCGGCACCATCGGCTCGGCGCAGCTGTTGCTGCTCAGCGGCATCGGCCCCGCCGACGAGCTGCGCGCCCTCGGCATCGGTGTGACCGCCGACCTGCCCGGGGTGGGCGGGAATCTGCACGACCACACCCTGACGCCGGTGGTGTGGGAGTCCGCCAGGGCTGTGCCCGAGGGCACAGCGAACAAGCTGGAGGCCCACTACTTCGCCAAGACCGACCCATCCTTGCCCGCACCCGACCTGCAGCCCCTCATGTCCCACGTACCGCTGCCCGTGTCGGGGCAGACGGTGCCGGAGGAGGGCCACGGCTACTCCGTGCTGGCCGGCACGATCCGACCGCTCAGCAGGGGCCGACTCTGGCTGCGCTCCGCCGACCCCACGCAGGCACCGGCGCTCGACCCGAACCATTTCGCCGAGCCGGGCGATCTCACCGCCATGGTGGAAGCGGTCAAGCAAGTCCGCGAGATAGGGGCGCAGCGCGCACTCGGCGACTGGCGGTCGAAGGAGATCGCGCCGGGTCCGGGCATCCACACGGACGCCGAGATCGCCGCATACATCAAGCGCAACCTGCTCAGCTACCACCACCAGGTCGGCACCTGCCGCATGGGCACAGGCTCCGCAGCGGTCGTCGACCCCCGCCTGGCCGTCCACGGCCTTACGGGACTGCGGGTCGCCGACGCCTCCGTCATGCCGGCCGTCACCTCCGGCAACACTCACGCGCCCGCGGTCATGATCGGCGAGCGGTGTGCCGGCTTCGTCCTCGATCCACAGGAATTCGACGCACAGCGATGA
- a CDS encoding aldehyde dehydrogenase family protein gives MGSTAMGQTLFIGGTWLSAASGAEFDTVDPATGQPHARCAEAGPLDVDDAVTAARAALESPAWAGLAPAERARVLWRVGDLIDEHAEELAELETRDQGQPLGISRMVSVRSAAEHFRYYAGWVTKLYGETAPVSFPNVLQYTKREPVGVCALITPWNFPLMIASWKIAPALACGNTVIVKPAEQTPMTTVRLVELCQEAGLPDGVVNLLTGGPEAGRALVEHPGVDKVSFTGSTETGRAIVRASAGNLKRVSLELGGKAPSIVLPDADLDAAVAGCLQGALLNSGQVCAAYTRFLVHRSLADEFAERCAKAVSEMRIGPGSAPETELGPLVTADHLAHVDALVRSGVEEGATLLTGGSRAEDLPGYFYRPTVFTGVSDDMRIAREEIFGPVLCVLPYDDEDEAVARANDTEYGLAAAVWTRDVAAAHRLAGNIRAGTVFINMPNPVDASAPWGGFGASGWGREMGSGALDLYTEVKSVWTSLA, from the coding sequence ATGGGGAGTACAGCAATGGGGCAGACCCTCTTCATCGGCGGCACCTGGCTGTCGGCCGCCTCCGGCGCCGAGTTCGACACCGTCGACCCGGCGACCGGCCAGCCGCACGCCCGCTGCGCCGAGGCCGGGCCACTTGACGTGGACGACGCCGTCACCGCCGCCCGCGCGGCGCTCGAAAGCCCCGCCTGGGCAGGACTCGCGCCCGCCGAACGCGCCCGCGTCCTGTGGCGCGTGGGCGACCTGATCGACGAACACGCCGAGGAACTGGCCGAGTTGGAGACCCGCGATCAGGGCCAGCCGCTCGGGATCTCACGGATGGTGAGCGTCAGGAGCGCGGCGGAGCACTTCCGTTACTACGCCGGATGGGTCACCAAGCTCTACGGTGAGACGGCGCCCGTGTCCTTCCCGAACGTGCTGCAGTACACGAAGCGGGAGCCGGTCGGCGTCTGTGCCCTCATCACGCCTTGGAACTTCCCGCTCATGATCGCGAGTTGGAAGATCGCACCCGCCCTGGCGTGCGGCAACACGGTCATCGTGAAGCCCGCCGAACAGACACCCATGACGACGGTCCGGCTGGTGGAGCTGTGCCAGGAGGCGGGCTTGCCGGACGGTGTGGTGAACCTGCTGACCGGCGGCCCGGAGGCCGGCCGCGCCCTGGTCGAGCACCCGGGCGTCGACAAGGTGTCCTTCACCGGCTCCACGGAGACCGGCCGCGCGATCGTGCGGGCCTCGGCCGGCAATCTGAAGCGGGTCTCATTGGAGCTGGGCGGCAAGGCGCCGAGCATCGTGCTGCCCGACGCCGATCTCGACGCGGCCGTCGCCGGCTGCCTGCAGGGTGCGCTCCTCAACAGCGGCCAGGTGTGCGCCGCATACACCCGCTTCCTCGTCCACCGCTCCCTCGCCGACGAGTTCGCCGAACGCTGCGCCAAGGCCGTCAGCGAGATGAGAATCGGACCGGGCAGCGCGCCGGAGACGGAACTCGGCCCGCTGGTCACCGCCGACCACCTCGCCCATGTCGACGCACTGGTCCGCAGCGGCGTCGAGGAGGGGGCGACCCTGCTCACCGGCGGATCTCGCGCCGAAGACCTCCCCGGTTACTTCTACCGACCCACCGTCTTCACCGGCGTGAGCGACGACATGCGCATCGCCCGCGAGGAGATCTTCGGCCCCGTGCTCTGCGTCCTTCCCTACGACGACGAGGACGAGGCCGTCGCCCGCGCCAACGACACCGAATACGGCCTCGCAGCCGCAGTCTGGACCCGTGACGTGGCCGCCGCCCACCGCCTCGCCGGGAACATCCGCGCCGGAACGGTCTTCATCAACATGCCCAACCCCGTGGACGCCTCGGCCCCCTGGGGCGGCTTCGGCGCCAGTGGCTGGGGCCGCGAGATGGGGAGCGGCGCGCTCGACCTGTATACCGAGGTCAAGAGCGTTTGGACGTCTCTGGCATAA
- a CDS encoding TetR/AcrR family transcriptional regulator, which translates to MPGDAPSEHRAARVRAAKGHGGLLRNQLLDIADHLLEDGGADALTIRAVATRAGVSPPAVYLHFASKRELVHAACLRVWSSLFIELEAVSRDIADPVTALHETCAAYIAFGLRHPSPYRLVMAGEATEASRQNEDACFRYFRDKVAACRDAGVPVESKTETARVLCAGVHGAVSLLIHQERDAWPSDRDRYVRRAASSAVHGALLTASQASTPSIADVLRLG; encoded by the coding sequence ATGCCCGGTGACGCACCGTCAGAACATCGCGCCGCTCGAGTTCGCGCCGCCAAGGGGCACGGCGGCCTGCTCCGGAACCAGCTTCTCGACATCGCCGACCACCTCCTCGAAGACGGTGGCGCCGACGCGCTGACGATCCGGGCAGTGGCGACGCGCGCGGGGGTCAGCCCGCCGGCCGTCTACCTCCACTTCGCCTCGAAGCGGGAACTCGTCCATGCGGCGTGCCTGCGTGTGTGGAGCTCCCTGTTCATCGAGTTGGAAGCAGTGTCCCGGGACATCGCGGACCCCGTGACGGCGCTCCATGAAACGTGTGCCGCCTACATCGCGTTCGGACTGCGTCATCCATCCCCGTACCGATTGGTGATGGCCGGTGAGGCCACCGAAGCCAGCCGCCAGAACGAGGACGCGTGCTTCCGCTATTTCCGGGACAAGGTCGCGGCCTGTCGTGATGCCGGGGTCCCTGTGGAGAGCAAGACCGAAACCGCCAGAGTGCTGTGTGCCGGCGTGCACGGGGCGGTTTCTCTTCTGATCCACCAAGAGCGCGATGCCTGGCCTTCGGACAGGGACCGGTATGTCAGACGGGCGGCGTCCTCAGCCGTCCATGGCGCCCTTCTCACCGCGTCCCAGGCGTCCACACCCTCGATCGCCGATGTGCTGCGCTTGGGCTGA
- a CDS encoding PaaI family thioesterase, which yields MPTLEAEDVYALAPYAKTLGVVFEEISEVGVRARLVHDLSLSTVGGGLHGGALMGLADVCAAVCAALNGPAGAAPATVESSTHFLRPARTSVVATARPLRVGRNSVVEVNIHDDEGELCARVTQVVTSVKPKAP from the coding sequence GTGCCCACACTTGAAGCCGAAGATGTCTACGCGCTGGCGCCGTACGCCAAGACGCTCGGAGTCGTGTTCGAGGAGATCTCGGAAGTCGGCGTGCGAGCCAGGCTGGTGCACGACCTCTCCCTCTCCACCGTGGGTGGTGGCCTCCATGGAGGGGCGTTGATGGGGCTCGCCGATGTGTGTGCCGCCGTGTGCGCCGCCCTCAACGGTCCAGCCGGCGCCGCGCCGGCCACTGTCGAGTCGAGCACGCACTTTCTCCGGCCGGCACGCACGAGCGTCGTCGCGACGGCTCGTCCCTTGCGGGTGGGGCGCAACAGTGTCGTCGAGGTCAACATCCATGATGACGAAGGCGAACTGTGCGCACGGGTGACCCAAGTGGTCACGAGCGTCAAACCGAAGGCGCCCTGA
- a CDS encoding SMP-30/gluconolactonase/LRE family protein, with protein MTVDAEGCLWVALWGAGAVRRYHPDGHLLHTLTVTAPHPTSVCLPPDAIACSSPRPPRGEEPDRVLRRGARLPGAGPGNGGLFLAGPALRLTT; from the coding sequence ATGACCGTCGACGCGGAGGGATGTCTGTGGGTCGCCCTGTGGGGCGCCGGGGCGGTCCGCCGCTACCACCCCGACGGCCACCTCCTCCACACCCTGACCGTCACCGCCCCGCATCCCACGTCGGTGTGCCTGCCCCCCGACGCAATCGCCTGTTCGTCACCACGGCCGCCACGGGGTGAAGAACCCGACCGCGTACTCCGGCGCGGTGCTCGACTTCCCGGCGCCGGTCCGGGGAACGGCGGGCTCTTCCTGGCGGGGCCGGCTCTGAGATTGACGACCTGA
- a CDS encoding SMP-30/gluconolactonase/LRE family protein: protein MYVDILSGRLLELRDDTEPTRLAGLDVPLGAVAPVHGRPDTWIATAGTGIALLTPDGALDWLDRPEDRTPFPSRMNDGVADPAGRFWAGSMAYDGTPGAGSLYRTDPDGTVARVLDGLTIANGPAFTADGTTMYLADTAAGTILRCRIDPLGRSPGQPGNLRPPA from the coding sequence GTGTACGTCGACATCCTCAGCGGTCGGCTCCTCGAACTGCGCGACGACACCGAGCCGACTCGACTCGCCGGTCTCGACGTACCGTTGGGGGCCGTCGCGCCGGTGCACGGCCGACCGGACACCTGGATCGCCACCGCGGGCACCGGCATCGCGCTGCTCACCCCCGACGGCGCCCTGGACTGGCTGGACCGACCCGAGGACCGCACCCCGTTCCCCAGCCGCATGAACGACGGCGTCGCCGACCCCGCGGGTCGCTTCTGGGCCGGCAGCATGGCCTACGACGGCACCCCCGGGGCGGGTTCGCTGTACCGCACGGACCCCGACGGCACGGTGGCACGCGTCCTCGACGGCCTGACCATCGCCAATGGCCCGGCGTTCACCGCGGACGGCACCACCATGTACCTCGCCGACACGGCCGCCGGAACCATCCTGCGCTGCCGGATCGACCCGCTCGGGCGATCTCCTGGGCAGCCCGGAAACCTTCGCCCACCTGCGTGA
- a CDS encoding sugar kinase has product MTTPDAPEVVTFGETMAALRARGALRLGGSLGLSVAGAESNVAIGLARLGHRVRWAGRVGADELGALVLRTLRAEGVDISHAVTDDTDRATGLLLTEPRLGTLTRVSYYRAGSAGSAVSPADVLPALVPGSRILHLTGITPALSPSAAEAVLAAAASAREAGITVCLDVNYRSKLWTADRARAALRPILAHTDLLIASEDELALVLERPCADESQALHSLLAAGVNEVVVKRGAHGATTFTSDGAMDRAARQVDAIDLVGAGDAFVAGYLSGLLDGADIPARLHRAVTTAAFAVATRGDWEGLPTRDELGLFDQPDGTTIR; this is encoded by the coding sequence ATGACGACCCCGGACGCACCGGAGGTCGTCACCTTCGGCGAGACCATGGCGGCGCTCCGGGCCCGGGGCGCGCTGCGGCTCGGCGGCAGCCTCGGCCTGTCCGTCGCGGGAGCCGAGTCCAACGTCGCCATCGGCCTCGCCCGGCTCGGACACCGGGTGCGCTGGGCGGGCCGGGTCGGCGCGGACGAACTCGGCGCGCTGGTCCTGCGCACCCTGCGCGCCGAGGGCGTCGACATCAGCCACGCGGTCACCGACGACACCGACCGGGCCACCGGACTGCTGCTCACCGAACCCCGCCTCGGCACGCTCACGCGCGTCAGCTACTACCGCGCCGGTTCCGCCGGTTCGGCCGTCTCACCGGCCGACGTCCTGCCCGCACTGGTTCCCGGATCCCGCATCCTGCATCTGACCGGCATCACCCCCGCGCTCAGCCCGTCGGCTGCCGAGGCCGTCCTGGCCGCCGCCGCATCCGCCCGCGAGGCCGGCATCACCGTCTGCCTCGACGTCAACTACCGCTCCAAGCTGTGGACCGCCGATCGGGCCCGCGCCGCCCTCCGCCCGATCCTGGCTCACACCGACCTGCTCATAGCCTCCGAGGACGAGCTGGCACTGGTGCTGGAACGGCCCTGCGCAGACGAATCCCAGGCCTTGCACAGCCTCCTGGCCGCAGGCGTCAACGAGGTGGTCGTCAAGCGTGGCGCACACGGCGCGACCACCTTCACGTCCGACGGGGCGATGGACCGCGCCGCTCGACAGGTCGACGCGATCGACCTGGTCGGCGCGGGCGACGCCTTCGTGGCCGGATACCTGTCCGGACTTCTCGACGGTGCGGACATCCCGGCGCGGCTGCACCGAGCCGTCACCACCGCGGCCTTCGCCGTCGCCACCCGGGGTGACTGGGAGGGCCTTCCGACGCGGGACGAACTCGGGCTGTTCGACCAGCCCGACGGCACGACGATTCGCTGA
- a CDS encoding bifunctional 4-hydroxy-2-oxoglutarate aldolase/2-dehydro-3-deoxy-phosphogluconate aldolase, translated as MNLVESLRAHRLLAIVRGKDPVAALRTVRTLTEAGIPAVEVSLTTADALAVIRQARAELGPDALLGAGTVRTAEDAARAVDAGASYLVTPALVEGLASYGVPVLMGALTPSEIEQALARGADAIKLFPGSLGGPGYLRALRDPFPEVPFVPVGGVDAQAARDYLDRGALAVGVGSPLVGDAADGGDLAGLRARAAEFRAVAAGETP; from the coding sequence ATGAACCTGGTGGAATCCCTCCGAGCCCACCGCCTGTTGGCGATCGTACGGGGCAAGGATCCCGTCGCGGCCCTGCGGACCGTACGCACCCTCACCGAGGCGGGCATCCCGGCCGTCGAGGTCTCCCTGACCACGGCCGACGCCCTGGCCGTCATCAGGCAGGCCCGCGCCGAACTCGGCCCCGACGCGCTCCTCGGCGCCGGAACCGTGCGCACGGCCGAGGACGCCGCACGCGCCGTCGACGCCGGTGCGTCCTACCTCGTCACCCCGGCACTGGTCGAGGGACTGGCGTCGTACGGCGTACCCGTGCTGATGGGGGCCCTGACCCCGAGCGAGATCGAACAGGCCCTCGCACGGGGCGCCGACGCCATCAAACTCTTCCCCGGCTCGCTCGGCGGGCCCGGCTATCTGCGCGCTCTGCGGGATCCCTTCCCCGAGGTGCCCTTCGTTCCCGTCGGCGGAGTGGACGCGCAGGCCGCACGCGACTACCTGGACCGGGGTGCCCTCGCCGTGGGCGTCGGCTCACCCCTCGTGGGGGACGCGGCCGACGGCGGCGACCTCGCCGGACTCCGCGCCCGGGCAGCCGAGTTCCGCGCGGTGGCCGCGGGGGAGACGCCATGA